A segment of the Salinimonas iocasae genome:
ATACTTGCTATCACAGTGCGTATTCTTTTCTTCATTTATTAACTAGGGTATGAAGAGGGCTATTCGCAGTAGGCTGGCGTGCTCGCACTCTGTGCATAGCTAGGCAACACTGTCTTAATCACCTCGCTACGAACCGCACACATGCGTTCTTCTAAGTTTGAGAGATTTGCATCGAGTAATAAGACTTTTTCGTCGGCGCTTAGCTGGGTGCCCGGGAAGAGTCTATAAGCGTGCTTAGCTGCAGATGCATAATAACTTAACGCATTGTCTAGTGCGGCGTCCTGGGCCGACGATAAAGTGCTATTTAAATCTACTTTGAACAGCCCATCTTCTGACACGACCACTGTGTAAAGTGGAACCTGCGTGCTTTGGCCATCTCTGAATAACATTAATGTTGTCTTGATATAGTAAGTGCCATTACTCTGCTCAGACTTACCCAGTATAGCTCTGTCTTGCTTACTGTAACCAGGTATCAGTGTTTCGCTCAGGCTATCCCCGCTTAAATATCTGGCTGCGCCTGTGTCAGTTTCATTAAGCGCAGTAATCCAAAAGTCATTGGCCACGGCAGTCGGCTCATTGGGCGTATAAAGCAGGTCGCCACGCTCAATAATAGCATCACCAAAAACGAACCATGCTGTTCCCAACGCCACAGACACAATCACAAGCCCATACATCACGAATTTATTCATAATACCCTGAATGTTCATTATCAACTTTTAGTGAAACGAATACTAAGGTCTCTGCATTAGCACAGGTACGAAAAACCCGATTTATCAAACTTATTCTGTGGCGGCTCAGCATCACGATTCGATAGGCTTACTTTGTGTATTGCCAACAAAGCTTTTAAGCCAAGTTTAGAGTCAGGCGGCAATGGGACAAGTTAATGAAATAAATATAAAAGGTCGTGATATGAACAGAAAAATGATACTCATTGCAATGTTAGGTTTATCAGGTGCTGCACATGCAGGTTCGCAATTGTTGTCTGCAGACATTGATGAAATTGCGTATGTGTCTGAATTACCCAGTACCGGCAAAGAAACAACTTTGAAGTCTGGTACTGAGTATTATCAGCGCGAAGATGGGACATGTTTTCAGGTAAGTTATAGCATCGACAGTATCAAACAAGTGACCAGGGCCCCGGGTACGGTGGAATTACCTAACACCTCGGCTTTGTCGAAAGACATTGAATGTAGCGCAGCTTTTAATTAACGGTCACCACAATGAGTTCAGATAGCATTCAAAGCCTTCCGCCCTTGATTGTCATGCACCTTTTCTCGGGGTAATGCTGTGGAAGCTAATGAAAGAGAAGCGGATCGATTCGCTGAATACATTAAGATTTGCCCTCATCTTGCTATCTGCCGCTTTGATTATGCTAGCGGGATTCTCACCGGTGGCTGAAAAGGCGCAAATGGCAATAATTTTGTTAGCCGGCACAGTGCTTGGCTACGCCTTTGGTAAACCAGAATGTGAAGGAAAGTCAAATGGATGAAAAAAACAAACAGCACCAACTGCTTTGCCAGCAGGCAAGCTTGGTTCTTCGAAACAACGGCCTTTCAGACGAACAGGTTCAAAGAATCTCAAAAGACCTGGCTGATGTGATGCTCACATCATGGGATCTGAAGTTGAGCAATATGGAATTTGCAGGCACGTGGTTCAAAGAGCCGGGCACCCAATGAGAAAGCTTTTATTATTTGCGTCGTCGTCGCTAATTATTGGTTGCTCGTCTTCCTCTGTTGGCGATGGTAACACAGTGGCCAGTAATTCTGATGAACCCGGGCAAGCAGAGGCGGAGTATATTGTGAATGGCTGTGCCAGGTACGCGAAAGAAAAAGCTGATAACGGTCAGGGCACCGAAGAGGCTAACTTTAATATTTGTATTGATTATGCGATGCAAGTTATTGAAGACGTACGGCAAGGAAAGTTATAAGGCAAAATGGATAATTTTAATAGTGGTGGGGCCGCAATCGTTTTGGGGGTCGCCTTCATTTCAGCGTCAATAGCCACGCTTTATCTCTATGCTAGCGCCCCTTTCTGGTTTGTGTTGCTTTGTGGGTGTGGTGGAACTTTTCTGATCACCTATTCAATCTTCCTGCGGTATTTTGTGGTCAAAAGACTTATAAACATGGGACATGACCCACAAAAAACCAAACACGCATACAAATTCCGGTTCGGGCCGATTCAGCTATAAAATGAGGTGCTTATGGATAGATTAAAAAGAGATAGTCTGCCACTTGAAGATGTAAAGGCGAGGCTGCACGGTGTTGTTAGCAATGAATACGTGTGGCCTGAAGAGCCTGCTGGCTGGTGGCTTGAATTTATTGCCTATCCGGATGGTGGGGTCATCATGGATTTATTGCATCCGGTATCTGCTAATTGGTGGTCTGATGATAATGATTTTCTTCCTCAGCCATTTTGCACAGATGGACGTGAAATTAATGCATCAATTTTGGCAAAAGCCGTCGTGCCATTCATGGGAACTTTCGGCGTGGCCGAAGTAGGCCAGAAACAATCCGAACATCATCTTTCAGTTGTAGCCAAGAGTTGATAGTCATATACCAACCATCGCTAATGAGTTTAAGCTGAATTATGCATAGTTTTGTATGACACCTTTCATTATCACTCTCAACCAAATCTGACCATCTTCTCAGGCAGAAAGCTGCAGATAGCATTTATTTCTTTGAGCGGCAGCTGTGTACGTATAGCAGCCGTTGGTCTATTACAACTTTGATGGCAGTTAGGAGCGAGTTGCAGTTATTTAAAAATAGCTGTTTGACAGGCGATGCATCGGACACAGCGGTTGTCCCCTTTACCTAATTTACAGGTATGAAAAAGTTGGTAGATATCTTATGCATTAGTGTCGATTCTCACAATTATACTGGGTGGTGACCATCAATGAAGTAAAAAGTGGTTTCATAGTGGCTACACCGCCTATTTCTTAGATACTATAAATGCATCAGCAAACATCCCGACATTCTTCGCTGGTTAGCTCAATTTCAATAGTGGTATGAGATAACTCAAACTTTTGCAGCGCATTGGATACACTTTCTTTTAGTTCGAGGTATTCAACTTTCGACTCAAATTGACTAACGACGTGAACTGTCGCGACATGATGCTCACCATCTAATGACCAGATATGCAGGTGATGCAGATCGATAACAGCATCAAGTTCAAGCAATTTATCAGTCACGTTTTGTAAAAGACTGTTGTCTGGTGAAGCCTGAAAAAACAGCTTCACGGTGCTGACGAGGTTTCGGATAACATTGAACAGAATGAAAAGGGTAAATCCGATAGAAAGGACAGGATCCAGAACGGGCCAGTCTTTGAACTGCATAACAATAGCGACAATGAGTACCGCTACCCAACCAAAAACGTCTTCCAGCAAGTGCCAGTTCAGAACTTTTTCATTCAGCGATTTACCACCGTGTAATTTATAAGCGGCGAATCCATTGACCAATACGCCAAGAATAGCCAGTACAATCATGCCTTCTGTTTCTGGCATCTCCGGGTTACTCAGGCGTGGCACAGCTTCATAAAGGATCCAGGCGGAACCAACGATTAAAACAATGCCGTTTATCAGCGCCCCAAGTAAACTCAGCCGGCGATATCCATAGGTAAACTCTTTCGTCGCGCTTTTAGTGCCGAGTTTATTCAGAAGCCACGCACTGCCAATTGACAATGTGTCACCTAAGTCATGCACGGCATCCGCCATAATAGCGGTACTGTTTGTTAACCATCCTCCAATGAACTCAATGATAGTGAAGCCAAAGTTAAGGAAAAAAGCCCAGCCAATTTTTTCTGAGCTATGGGAATGTGAGTGCGCCATACCTACTCCTGTAGTGCCCTGGTTTTATCCAGGGCATTGTTGTTTTACTGTTTATCCGCTTTCCTGTGCACCAATTGGTATAAACTTGGGAGCACGAACAGTGTTAGTAAAGTTGATGAGATAATGCCGCCGATGACTACCGTCGCGAGTGGCCTTTGAACCTCAGCACCAGTGCCTGTGTTCAGTGCCATGGGCACAAAGCCAAGACTTGCTACCAGGGCAGTCATCAAAACGGGTCGCAGTCTGACTATTGCCCCCTCAATGACAGCGGTGTACAGATCGCCTTTCTCAAACCACAGCTGCCTGATAAACGCGAGCATGACTAAACCATTTAATACGGCCACGCCTGACAATGCGATAAACCCTACACCGGCAGAAATAGACAGCGGCATACCCCGTACCCACAGCGCAAGTACACCCCCAGTTAGTGCCAGCGGCACACCGGTGAAGATGATTAAGGCATCCTTTACTGAACCAAATGCAAGAATAAGAATTCCGACGATGAGAGCCAACGTCACCGGTACAACCCAGGATAATCTTTTGCTGGCCGATTCCAACTGCTCGAACGTTCCGCCATATTCCAGCCAGTAGCCATCCTCAAGTTCCAGTTCAGTCTGCAATGTAGCCTGCAACTCTGCGACAAAACTACCTAGATCACGCCCGCGAACGTTGGTTGTAACGACCACACGGCGTTTACCATTCTCGCGACTGATCTGTGCTGGCGCGGGTTTGACTTCTAATGTGGCGACTTCCTGTAGAGGTACATATCCATCGGGTGTGGGGACTGGCAGTACCTTTAGCTTTTGAACGTCGTGCCGTAATGGCTCCGGAAGGCGAATTACCAGTTTAAAGCGCCGGTCACCTTCATAGATCAAGCCTGCTTGCTGACCACCAATACTGGTCGAAACCAGAGATTGGATGTCGTCGATATTCAGGCCATAGCGCGCCATCACTTGCCGTTTGGGAGTGACAGATAGCATAGGTAGACCCGCTACCTGTTCAACTCGGGTATCTGCTGCGCCAGGTAAGCCTGTCGTCAGTGATGCAACCGAATTTGCTGATGCCAGCAATGTGTCCAGGTCATCACCAAACACTTTGATCGCGACGTCGGCTCTGACACCGGAAATTAACTCGTTAAAGCGCATCTGGATAGGCTGCGTAAACTCGTAGTTATTGCCAGGTAGCGCAGTGACTGCTTTCTCAAGCTCCTTAATGAGTTGTGATTTGGGCTTATCCGGAGTGGGCCACTCAGAGCGGGGCTTGAGCATGACAAATGTGTCGGCGACATTAGGTGGCATAGGGTCGGTGGCCACCTCTGGCGTCCCTACTTTGGCATACACCTTGTCAACTTCTTCGAAGTCGACAATGGTTTTTTCGAGCAGTTCCTGCATTTCAACAGACTGCTTTAATCCCGTACCTGTAATTCGCAGTGCATGCAACGCGATATCCCCCTCGTCAAGCTGTGGGATGAACTCTGAACCTAAAGTAGAGGCGAGCCATGAGCAAACCAAAACGAGACCCAGCGCGCCTGCCAGAATAAGCGATTTGAACTTAAGCACCCACTCAAGCGCAGGTCGATAAATGGCTTTCGCCCCGCGGATTAGGGTGCTCTCTTTTTCGCTGATCTTTCCGCGCATAAACACGGCGATCGCAGCAGGCACAACTGTGAGCGACAATACCATCGCACAAAGTAGTGCGATTACTACCGTTGTTGCCATGGGGTGAAACATTTTTCCCTCCACGCCAGAAAGGGTAAATATAGGTAAGTACACAGCTGTGATGATACCCACGCCAAACAAGCTGGGGCGAATAACTTCTATAGTGGCGTCTTTAACCTCCTGTAAGCGTGCTTTAAGCGCCAGTAAGCCACCTTGTTGTTTTTGCGCTTCTGAGAGCCTGCGAATACAGTTCTCCACGATGATGACAGCGCCGTCCACAATCAAACCAAAGTCCAGCGCACCGAGACTCATCAGGTTGGCAGAGACGCCCCGCTGAACCATGCCGGTAATAGTCATCATCATCGCGATTGGGATCACAGCCGCCGTAATGAGGGCGGCACGGATGTTTCCTAATAGTAAAAACAGGATAACGATAACCAGCAGTGCGCCTTCCAGAAGGTTTTTTTGTACTGTCTGGATGGCTTTGTCTACTAGCGTAGTGCGGTTATATACCACCTCTGCCTTAACCCATTCAGGCAATGATGTTTGTATTTGCTGAAATTTATCATTGGTGAGCGCTGCAACTTCACGCGAGTTTTCCCCTACCAGCATCATCACTGTGCCCATTACGGTTTCTTTCCCGTTTCGGGTTGCCGCACCTGTGCGCAGCTCTTTGCCCAGTCCCACTTTGGCCACATCTTTGACTAAAACAGGCACGGAACCTTTACGTCCGACAACAACATTCCTGATATCCTCAATTGATTTTAACTGGCCCGGTGAGCGGACTAACAATTGTTCGCCATTGTTCTCTATATACCCGGCTCCAGCATTGTCATTGTTGCTTACTAACGCCTTGCGGATATCTGCCATAGTCACACCCATTTCCAGCATTTTCGCTGGATGTGGCATCACGTGATACTGCTTGTCGTACCCCCCTATGGTATTCACTTCCACCACGCCCTTAACCTGAGCCAGTTGTGGTTTGATTATCCAGTCCTGAGCTTCACGAAGTGCCATAGGCGTAACGGGCGAGCCGTCCGGCATCTTGGCGCCGTCTTTCGCCTCCAGCGTGTAAACGAAGATTTCACCCAGGCCTGTTGCAATCGGTCCCATCTCAGGTTCAAGCCCCGGCGGCAGAACGCTTTTCAGTGTTGCTAGACGCTCATCGATAAGGTTTCGCGCAAAGTAAATGTCAGTTCCTTCTTCAAATACCACTGTGATTTGAGAAAGTCCGTAACGTGAAATAGAGCGCGTATAGGACAAATTGGGCAGACCATATAACGCCGTTTCAACCGGAAAGGTGATCCGCTGCTCAGCTTCAAGTGGCGAATAACCAGGTGCTTCCGTGTTTATCTGAACCTGAACATTAGTAATATCCGGCACCGCATCTATCGGTAGCCGCTGATAACTCCAAATGCCGATGCCTATGATGACAAGCACCAGAGTTAATAGCAGGTAACGCCGCTCGACTGAGAGGCGAACAATATTATCTATCATTTGTCTCTCCCTATCAGTGCGCATGCGATGCGCCGGATTTTTGTATATCCGCTTTGATTAAGTAGCTATTGTCGACAACATAAGTTTGTCCGGCGGATAGCCCTGCGACGACTTCGGAAAAGTTGTCGTCCTGCAATCCTAAGGTTACAGGTGTTGCCTGATAAGCATTGCCTTCATTCAGGAACACAACCGGCTTATTGTTCAGGGTTTGAATGGCCCGATTCTCTATTTTTACCGGCACCGATTTTTGTTGTGAGTCGACAATGCCTGTGACTAAATCGCCGGGAGAGAGTAGGCCGTCCTTGTTCACCACTTTTACCAGTGCTAGCTGGTAGGGTTGCCCTTCGTGAGAAGGAACAATGCTGGTAATCGTGCTCTCGAGTTGACGACCATTTGCGATAATGTGAACTGATTTACCCTCAGCAACCTGACCACGCTGAGCTGGAAACACCTTTAATTCCGCCCAAAGCACTGAGGTATCAACAATCGTAAAAAGCGGTGTTGTGCTGGTAAGCTCTCCGATATTCAGGTTGCGCGATACGACAACGCCATTGATTGGCGCTTTTACATCGTAAGACTGGAGGCTGTCATTTGACTGCACCTGCGCTATTGCCTCTCCGGCTTTCACAGTCTGGCCAATATCAGTAAAGAGCTGCTCAACAATTCCCGTAAACCGGGCGTGAACCTCGGCACGCTGTTGTGGCGGTATAGTCAACTGACCATAAACCTCGGTGTGCTTTTTTATTTCACCGCCCGTAGCAACGTTTGTGGTTACGCCAGCCTGACTGGAATACGCATCATCTATCTCAGTTCGGGCTTCGTGCTTCTCCCAATCCCACGAAAAGCTATTTTCTCCCAGTGAGAGTGCAATATTCGCGAGAAATGAGTGCGGCTCAGCGATAAAACTTGTGGACCTGAGCCCATTTTCATAGCTTTCAAAATGGATGATGTCCTGACGTCCTCCCATACGATTGAGCGTGACGTTAAGCGCGTCAGGTGGCAGCGGCTGGGAGCGATCAGCCCTTTCGGCCAGTAAATATGCTCCCTCTTTCGTATCCTGAATGCGTAATGTCAACGATACGCTGCTATTGGTAAATGTTTTCGATTCAGCCGCGTGGGATTGTTTACCACTTGCTGCGGCATTGGCATCCGTCAGACACAGTAGTAGTGAGATAATAACTAATAGTCTATTCATGGTTATTCCGGAATTCTTGAGTAGGAGAAGCCTGACCGGATACTCCGGTCCACTGTTCAACGAGTGACTGGTTCACTAACGCGCTTTCGCTTAATTCGATGACCTTTGCACGTGCGCGTATCAACGCATCTCTGGATGCAATCCAGTCCTGGTAGCTGTATGCCCCTCGCTGGTAACCTTCGAGCACGAGCGTAGTAGCTGTTTCAAGGTCGGGCAAAACGACGTCGTTGATATGCTTTACAGCATCAATGGAGAAGTTTAGGTATTGCTGCGCTTTGAACAGCAATGCTTTTATCTCCAGTATCTGACTGTCTCTGGCAATTACCGCGGCTTCTTTCTTCGCCAGTGCAGCCCGAGTAGCGCCCTGGTTTCTTTGTTCAGCGAAAAGCGGCATGGATACAGCCGCAACAACAGACGTATCCTGAACTGCCTGAGAGCGCCGCACACCAATGCGCCATGAAATATCAGCACTGGCATTACTTTCTACCAGCTTTTGTTCAGCTTCTTTCACACTGATAGCTTGGGTGAGTCGTTCCACATTTGCTGATTCAAGAAACTGTTGATAAACAGCGGAATACTGCCGTTTTGCGGGAAGGGTACTGAGTGAACCCGATACTTTATCGATTGCCTCAGCATCTCCCTGCCAAAATAGTGCAAGTGACTGCTTGGCAATAGCCAGAGACGTTTCAGCGGATGCTTTGTCGACTTTGGCTTGATTAAGTGCGGCTCTGGCGCGTAGAAATTCAGCTTTATTGGTTGCGCCTTTCTCAACGCGCTGTTTAACGATAGATAAGGCCTCATCAGCGAGAGAAACAGACGTTTCCGCTAATGTCAGCCGCTCTTTAGCTGCGAGTGTTTTTACATAGTGCCGGGTCAGTTCGCTTAACAGTTTGAGCGAAGCAACATAGCGCTCTGACTGTAACAGGGATAAATTGGCGTCAACTAAGGATACCCTTGCATCGAGCTTTCCTCCCATCTCGAAAACAGAGGAGAGTGAGACCGTCAGCTCAGCATCACTAATGCCTGATGCATCTCCTGAACCGAGCAGGTTTTCTGCTTCAACGCCAACCTGATAAGCCGGAGTGAGATTAGCCAGCGTTCTATCTGCCTCTGTAGCAGTGAGCAGCGACTGATATCGCTGTAAATCCGGGTGTTGCTGCAACGTCAGACGTGCCGCTTGTTCGAGCGTTATTGTTTTGCTCATTGCAGTGGTTGATATGAATAGCAACACACTATTCACGACCACAGTGAACATACGCTTGCGCGCATGCGAAAAAAAAGAGTTCATATTGTAAATCCTGGTCAGTAACTAAATAGGTAAAAAATGACTAGGATTTAGGCTCTGGGAGGACGGTCAATACCGGGTTGTAAGTGAGAGGGAGGGAAAGGACGGTACGCAGCAAGTGCCATCTCGCCAAATTTACCTAAATGGCTATCAGTATTTTTAAATAATACGATATGGGTAAAATGTCCGTGACAAGAGCAGCAGTGGTCACAGTTGTCTGCGCCAGCGTCGTCTGCAGAATTGGTATCTGGGAGACATACACTGGAGTCCTGAACACATAATTCGTGGTGTGATTCTGTAGCGTTTTCGAAGAAGCTATCAAAAGCAAAAGCATCTGAGGCAAACAAAAACAACTGTGCAAACAGCATCAGGGCGGTAATAACCACCTTGTTATAAGTCCTGTTGTTTTGATGCAATTTCATTTGAAACCTTATTTGCTTAACGGCGATAGACTAGCCTTCTTGATGTCATGAGTCAAGGTTGGTCTATTTTTAAAGAGTGGATATCTCTCAAACTAGCTAACTTATGACGTTGTGTGAATCTTACTGTATATCTACTTTGTTCAAAGGAGACCATCGCCTTAGCAGTAATGACAGATCTAATTAATCTAAACAGCCCGAGAGTTTCATACCTAATCAGCCCACGAACAGAGTATATCGTTAAAAACAGCGATCTAAGGATTAACATATCACACTCGTAATGATACTTTTTAGCCTGTATTGAAAGTCTTGCATGCCAACCGAGGACGCTGGTGACATCAAAAATAAAAATTTTGTTTATGCTAAAGCAGACGTGGGGTTATGTTCAGCTCTTTTTTGAAAGTCACCAAAAAAGATATATATTCTTCGTCGGTTTTGGTTACTGAAACTTCTGCATCTACGGCTTCACACAGTGCGCTTACTATAGAAAGGCCTAGCCCAAAGTTATCTTCAGATGTTCTAGAAGCATCTTTTTGCCAAAGCGGTTCAAACATATGCTTTAGATCGTCCTCATTAACCTCTGCCCCCACCTTATTTGTCACTCTGAGGTAAACATTACTAGAACAATTTACACCACAGCTCACAAGTATTTCTGTATCAGTTTTTCCGTGTTCGATAGCGTTATCTATCAGATTACTTATTATCGATTCTACTGCAACGCGATTGCTCTTGACGCTTAATTGAAAATTGGAGCTAACCTCTACCTTAACATTTCTTGCTTCTTTGATCTCAATAAGTTGAGTTACTAATTTTTGGATATCTATCTCATCAGTAAGCTCAAGGCTCTTAAAACTATACTTTTGAATTAACATAAGGCCAGAAATAATATTTTTCATTCTTGTACCTATTTGCAACACACGTGGCTTAAAATCCTTTTCTAATCTTATTTCTCCTGGAAACTTAATCGCTACTTCGGTCATATTTATCAATTCAGAGACTGGTGTTTTTAGCTCGTGAGCGATGTCCGAAGTCAATCTCTTCTCACGCAGGTAAAGCGAATAATTATCTTCAATAAAGTGATTCAAGCTTTGGGTGATTGGTTCCAACTCCTCAACATCATTCTGAAAAGCCTCATGTTTTTTTCGAGTTGTAAATCGTAGTCCTTTTATCTTGGCGTTTAAGGTATCTAAGGGTGCCAGAGCATATGACACAGTGTTGCGCACGGCAAATCGAACAACTAATGGCACGATAATTAGGGCTAAAAGAAAAGCACCATCAATAAACCACAATGTAAAATTTAACAGTTCTGTAGATGTTGCGTACGCGATAACCATTGACGGGCGTGTATCGTTACCCATGACGCGATAAAATTCAGCT
Coding sequences within it:
- a CDS encoding cation diffusion facilitator family transporter codes for the protein MAHSHSHSSEKIGWAFFLNFGFTIIEFIGGWLTNSTAIMADAVHDLGDTLSIGSAWLLNKLGTKSATKEFTYGYRRLSLLGALINGIVLIVGSAWILYEAVPRLSNPEMPETEGMIVLAILGVLVNGFAAYKLHGGKSLNEKVLNWHLLEDVFGWVAVLIVAIVMQFKDWPVLDPVLSIGFTLFILFNVIRNLVSTVKLFFQASPDNSLLQNVTDKLLELDAVIDLHHLHIWSLDGEHHVATVHVVSQFESKVEYLELKESVSNALQKFELSHTTIEIELTSEECRDVC
- a CDS encoding efflux RND transporter permease subunit, with product MIDNIVRLSVERRYLLLTLVLVIIGIGIWSYQRLPIDAVPDITNVQVQINTEAPGYSPLEAEQRITFPVETALYGLPNLSYTRSISRYGLSQITVVFEEGTDIYFARNLIDERLATLKSVLPPGLEPEMGPIATGLGEIFVYTLEAKDGAKMPDGSPVTPMALREAQDWIIKPQLAQVKGVVEVNTIGGYDKQYHVMPHPAKMLEMGVTMADIRKALVSNNDNAGAGYIENNGEQLLVRSPGQLKSIEDIRNVVVGRKGSVPVLVKDVAKVGLGKELRTGAATRNGKETVMGTVMMLVGENSREVAALTNDKFQQIQTSLPEWVKAEVVYNRTTLVDKAIQTVQKNLLEGALLVIVILFLLLGNIRAALITAAVIPIAMMMTITGMVQRGVSANLMSLGALDFGLIVDGAVIIVENCIRRLSEAQKQQGGLLALKARLQEVKDATIEVIRPSLFGVGIITAVYLPIFTLSGVEGKMFHPMATTVVIALLCAMVLSLTVVPAAIAVFMRGKISEKESTLIRGAKAIYRPALEWVLKFKSLILAGALGLVLVCSWLASTLGSEFIPQLDEGDIALHALRITGTGLKQSVEMQELLEKTIVDFEEVDKVYAKVGTPEVATDPMPPNVADTFVMLKPRSEWPTPDKPKSQLIKELEKAVTALPGNNYEFTQPIQMRFNELISGVRADVAIKVFGDDLDTLLASANSVASLTTGLPGAADTRVEQVAGLPMLSVTPKRQVMARYGLNIDDIQSLVSTSIGGQQAGLIYEGDRRFKLVIRLPEPLRHDVQKLKVLPVPTPDGYVPLQEVATLEVKPAPAQISRENGKRRVVVTTNVRGRDLGSFVAELQATLQTELELEDGYWLEYGGTFEQLESASKRLSWVVPVTLALIVGILILAFGSVKDALIIFTGVPLALTGGVLALWVRGMPLSISAGVGFIALSGVAVLNGLVMLAFIRQLWFEKGDLYTAVIEGAIVRLRPVLMTALVASLGFVPMALNTGTGAEVQRPLATVVIGGIISSTLLTLFVLPSLYQLVHRKADKQ
- a CDS encoding efflux RND transporter periplasmic adaptor subunit, yielding MNRLLVIISLLLCLTDANAAASGKQSHAAESKTFTNSSVSLTLRIQDTKEGAYLLAERADRSQPLPPDALNVTLNRMGGRQDIIHFESYENGLRSTSFIAEPHSFLANIALSLGENSFSWDWEKHEARTEIDDAYSSQAGVTTNVATGGEIKKHTEVYGQLTIPPQQRAEVHARFTGIVEQLFTDIGQTVKAGEAIAQVQSNDSLQSYDVKAPINGVVVSRNLNIGELTSTTPLFTIVDTSVLWAELKVFPAQRGQVAEGKSVHIIANGRQLESTITSIVPSHEGQPYQLALVKVVNKDGLLSPGDLVTGIVDSQQKSVPVKIENRAIQTLNNKPVVFLNEGNAYQATPVTLGLQDDNFSEVVAGLSAGQTYVVDNSYLIKADIQKSGASHAH
- a CDS encoding TolC family protein, which translates into the protein MNSFFSHARKRMFTVVVNSVLLFISTTAMSKTITLEQAARLTLQQHPDLQRYQSLLTATEADRTLANLTPAYQVGVEAENLLGSGDASGISDAELTVSLSSVFEMGGKLDARVSLVDANLSLLQSERYVASLKLLSELTRHYVKTLAAKERLTLAETSVSLADEALSIVKQRVEKGATNKAEFLRARAALNQAKVDKASAETSLAIAKQSLALFWQGDAEAIDKVSGSLSTLPAKRQYSAVYQQFLESANVERLTQAISVKEAEQKLVESNASADISWRIGVRRSQAVQDTSVVAAVSMPLFAEQRNQGATRAALAKKEAAVIARDSQILEIKALLFKAQQYLNFSIDAVKHINDVVLPDLETATTLVLEGYQRGAYSYQDWIASRDALIRARAKVIELSESALVNQSLVEQWTGVSGQASPTQEFRNNHE
- a CDS encoding sensor histidine kinase, which codes for MKSIRKTLTRRLSIIISLLVIAVLLAADIGVDSWVEKEFNQAMKAKVGMLQSLVNEDIEGVEFEFAGEYLPEFEGTSSPEYFQLWYKDSTFEKSDTLALYTINELPFSSIGLEEYSFQDITLPDGRNGRVIYTRYIPQIDSEDRAEFYRVMGNDTRPSMVIAYATSTELLNFTLWFIDGAFLLALIIVPLVVRFAVRNTVSYALAPLDTLNAKIKGLRFTTRKKHEAFQNDVEELEPITQSLNHFIEDNYSLYLREKRLTSDIAHELKTPVSELINMTEVAIKFPGEIRLEKDFKPRVLQIGTRMKNIISGLMLIQKYSFKSLELTDEIDIQKLVTQLIEIKEARNVKVEVSSNFQLSVKSNRVAVESIISNLIDNAIEHGKTDTEILVSCGVNCSSNVYLRVTNKVGAEVNEDDLKHMFEPLWQKDASRTSEDNFGLGLSIVSALCEAVDAEVSVTKTDEEYISFLVTFKKELNITPRLL